A DNA window from Rana temporaria chromosome 9 unlocalized genomic scaffold, aRanTem1.1 chr9f, whole genome shotgun sequence contains the following coding sequences:
- the TEX11 gene encoding testis-expressed protein 11, with the protein HKKLAEHLAWSGLHEKRIEEAHWFRKVAWNVAVGARERPPLMRDSFLLSYKISMFCPCDKTVLVAQKSCLLMAAALDLEMARQAAEHSEKVKFLANSLESIALCREIWNIMKSTGEFSNDNSEALLVLYEFEARAKLNDPALESVLEYVWGMPNLDAKILESIASLSMESPAYYPSICKKALQGALSVLKKVDPPDVSRLSKCLHSLVKLSLPERLVKLEDGEQEEAWNYYQEALCILSSVKDYPEIEILWLMTRAWNHGVFQYSFKKLPDTSRWCALAMRLLNYLGSLKRSYESKMTALYGDILDKLDKEGGASSLQNYQLPM; encoded by the exons CTCACAAAAAGCTTGCGGAGCATCTGGCATGGAGCGGGCTGCATGAAAAACGAATCGAGGAGGCTCATTGGTTCAGGAAAGTTG CATGGAATGTGGCTGTCGGTGCTCGGGAGCGCCCCCCGCTGATGAGAGATTCCTTTCTTCTTTCATACAAG ATCTCCATGTTCTGTCCTTGTGACAAGACGGTGCTTGTGGCCCAGAAGTCGTGTTTATTGATGGCGGCAGCTTTGGACCTGGAGATGGCAAGGCAGGCCGCAGAGCACTCAGAGAAG GTAAAGTTCCTCGCCAattcattggaaagcattgcctTATGTCGGGAGATATGGAATATTATGAAGTCTACAG GAGAATTCTCCAATGACAACTCTGAGGCCCTCCTAGTCCTCTATGAGTTTGAAGCCCGAGCCAAGCTGAATGATCCGGCGCTGGAGAGTGTGCTGGAGTATGTGTGGGGGATGCCCAACCTCGACGCCAAAATACTGGAATCCATTGCAT CCTTGTCCATGGAATCCCCCGCATACTATCCATCCATCTGCAAGAAAGCCCTACAGGGAGCCTTATCTGTGCTAAAGAAGGTGGACCCCCCGGATGTGTCCAGACTGAG TAAGTGTCTGCACAGCCTGGTGAAGCTGAGCTTACCGGAGAGACTGGTGAAGCTGGAGGACGGCGAGCAGGAGGAGGCCTGGAACTACTACCAGGAGGCCCTCTGTATCCTCTCCAGCGTG AAGGACTATCCAGAGATTGAGATCTTGTGGCTGATGACCCGGGCGTGGAACCACGGGGTATTCCAGTACAGCTTCAAGAAACTCCCAGATACCAGCCGCTGGTGTGCTCTGGCCATGAGACTCCTCAACTACCTGGGATCTTTGAAGAGGAGCTATGAAAGCAAG ATGACGGCTCTGTATGGAGACATTCTGGACAAGCTGGATAAAGAAGGAGGAGCTTCGAGTCTCCAGAACTACCAACTGCCAATGTAG